Genomic window (Fluviispira vulneris):
ATTTTTTTATTAAAATTTGAAACAAATTTACTTAACATGGGAGCTGAGCAAAAAATTATTATAAATAAATAAGCATATGTAGATTTAATACCTGAAAAACTTGGAAGAAACATAAGAAATAATATAAAACCAAGAAAAATATTTGGAATCATATCAAACCAATGAATTGAAAATTTGAAAAGAATTTTTTCTTCACTCTTTAAATTTAACAACATACATTCTCCCTATGGAATGAAAAGAGTAGTATAAAACATAATTGAGGTATAATTATTCTAAAGAAACTCTTAAAAAAAAGCAATAGCAAACTCAATTCATAAGCTTATTATACATTTGATTATAAAAATAATTAAGAATGTATGTTAAAAACCATTTAAATATTTTGAAGTTAAAAATACAAAAAGTTCATGCGAATAGTTTGTTAAAATATCAGTATTAGGAACATATTTTTTACTCAATGAAAATTGACCATAAGCTGGCAAACTTAATGAACATTGGAAAGAATTAACATTTTTTTTGTCTTGTCTTATATAATGATCAATGTCACTCGTTTTAATATCTGAGAGTTTTATTATAGGAAATAAATTTATTATTTTTTCTAAAAAGTCAAAGAATCTATCACTTGGACATTCTACTATACTATTATTAATCAAAAAATACATCCCATGAGCAACCGCAATACCATGTGACATATGTTCTATTTTTTTGTTTTCAGCAAGCGCTTCAATTAGATGGGCTAAGGTATGTCCAAAGTTTAAAGCTGAACGAATGCCATTTCTTTCAAAAGGATCTTGGTTAATAATATTAGCTTTATATTCTATATTTTTTAATAAAAAAATCTTTAATTCCTCAACAGAACAATTCGATATTAAAATGTCTTCAAAATGTTTCTTATTCTCAATAAATGCACCAAATAACCAAGAATGCTTTAATGCTTCACACAAACCAGATATTACTTCTGTATAAGGAAGTGTTTGAAATAATTCTGGAATACAATAAAATTCTTTTGCATTATAAAAAAGACCGATTTGATTCTTACCATTTGATGGACAATTTACCCCAGTTTTTCCTCCCGTTGCTGCATCCACTGCAGCAAGGAGAGTTGTTGCAAAATATTTAATTGGTTTCTTTGCTATTGCAGCTACAAAACCAGACACATCAAGAGTATTTCCTCCTCCTATTGCAATAATTTCACAACAATTTTTAGGTAGATATTTTAAAATTGCAATGACAGTATCGATATTTTTATTTAATTCACTAGCTTCATAAAAAAAAACATTTTCAGACGAAATTAGATTTTCATAATATTTTTTTATATTCATATCAATAATATAAAAATTTTGATTATTATTTATCTCCAATATAATTTTTTCAAACCGCAATCTATCTATGATTTGCAAAGGAACATCGTGATAAACTTCAAATACTTGATTTGCTAAATTTATAAAACCTCTTTTATAAATTTGACAGGCAACTTGAAATACATCTTTATCATATTCAAATGAAAATTCAGGAACAGAATTGCGATGATATTTTTTTCTAAAAAAATCATTTAATATATCTTTTAACTTTTTCTCTTTGTTTAAAAAAATATCAATCATAACTTTTCCGAGTGCTTTGCAGCATAAATTGATCTGCTAAGACAAGCCAACACATTGCTTCTACTATTGGCACTGCTCTAGGTAAAACACAAGAATCGTGCCTCCCTTTTGGAATTAAAAATTTTATTTCTTGTGATTTAACTTTAGTAACTGTATTTTGTTCTTTATAAATTGTTGAAATAGGCTTAAAACCGACACTAAATTCCAAATTCATACCGTTAGAAATACCACCTTGAACACCACCTGAGCGATTTGTTTTTGTATAAATATTCCCTTTTTCATTTAAATAATAATGATCATTATTTTCACTGCCAAAAAGGTGGGTTGATTCTAATCCATTGCCAATTTCAAAACTTTTACAAGCAGGTAGACTCAGCATAGCTCCTGCTAATGCCGCCTCAAGCTTGTAGAAAACAGGTTCCCCGAGACCTGCAGGAATATTTTGTGCAACACAACGTATGCAACCGCCGAGAGAATCCCCTTGCTGTTTTGCATTTAATATTGCATCTTTCATTTGTTCTTCAACGATAGGATCGGGACAACGAATAACACTTTTTTCAATATCTGCAAAACAGAAATTTTGATAATGTAGTTTGCTTTCTATATCTTTAATACGCTGAACCCAAGCCATTAAACTTAATTCTGGAAATTTTGCTGTTAAATATATTTTTGCAACAGCTGCTGCAGCAACTCGTCCTATAGTTTCTCGTGCACTGGCACGTCCACCACCACTTTGCGCAGTCAGACCATATTTGAGTTGCGTCGTGTAATCAGCATGCCCGGGTCGATAAACTTTATTCAGCTCGGTGTAATCAAGTGGATTTTTATCTTTATTGCGAATAATAATTGCAATTGGCGTGCCTAAAGTTTTACCTTGTTCTATGCCAGATAAGATTTCACAAAGATCATTTTCGTTTCGACTCGTAGTAAAATCGCTCTGACCAGGTTTTCTTCTATTTAAAAATTCTTGAATAATTTCTTCATTGAGTTTTAATCCTGCTGGACACCCATCGATGATGCAACCTATAGCTGCCCCATGCGATTCGCCAAATGTAGTAACTTTAAATAACGATCCAAATGTGTTTCCCATTTATTCCTCAATTAATTTTGTCTGAAAGCCAAGATCTTTTATTTGTTGAAAAAACAGAGGAGCTGTTTTTTCAACACAATTTGGATTTTCGATAAATAAATTACTTGCAAAAGAAGCAAGAATAAAACCACTCATTACGAATCGATGATCATCATACGTTTTCCATAAAGCTTGTAAATTACTAAAATCATATTTATAAGGGTGTACACAGAATCCATCTATATACTCATCACACCGAATATGCAAAGATCTTAAATTTGCGACAAAACAAGAAATTCTATCACACTCATGCATACGAATATGAGAAATATTCCTAATTTCGAAAGGAGCTTCAGCAAATAAAGCAATTATTCCTAATGTTAAAGCTTGATCACTTAGTTTTGATAAATCAAAGGAAATATTACCAGTTGGCCTTGTAAAAGTTTCTTTTTTGCAGACAAAAATCTCTGTGTCTGTGCATTCAATATGTGCACCAAGCGTTTTTAAAATTGAAATAAATTGAAAATCGGGTTGTAAAGTTAATTTGCCTAAATTTTTTATTCGCAAATTAAAATTATGCAAATACGCGAGAGTTATAAAATAACAGCAAGTAGAGGCATCGGCTTCTACTGCATAGTTTTCAATTCCAATATTAAAAGTTGGCGATATTTTAAATTGGTAAAGATCATGATCAGACGAGATTTGACCACCAAAAGACTCAATCGACTGCAAAGTCATTCTCACATAATCTGGTTGAACAAGATTATTTATACGTCTGATTTCAATGTGTGATTTTGCTCCGAAAGAAGCTAAGAGCAATCCACTCAAAAATTGTCCAGATGTTTGTCCGCCAATTGCACATTGACCCTTTAAATCCGATGATGAAATGTGCATTGGTAAATTTTCATTCGATATATTTGCATTAAGCTCTTTTAAGGATTGTACAAGTTCTTGCATGGGTCGTTTTATGAGTTGCACGTCTGCATCAGCAAAAACATTTATTTTACCGAAACTGGGAAATGTTTTTTGCCAATTTAATATTACAGATGGAAAAAAACGCGCTAATGTTCCTGCTTTACCTAAGAATATTTTGAAATCCTTTTGGAAATTTTCAATTGGTGGGAATATTTGTACACTTTTTTCAGTATAGTTTATTTTGATACGAAATCCTAAAATACTCAAAGCATTGAGTCCCCAGTAGGAATCTTCTGAAAATAAAAAGCCTTCTATTTTTGTTGCTTTTGGGCTCATGCCAGAAAGAATTATGGCTCGATTCGTAAAACTTTTTGAACCAAAAATTGACATATCTATTTGCATGATATTGTTTCGATGAGTCACTGCTATTTCTTTAATTTTTTTATCTTCACTTAATGAAGAAAAAAAGTATTTCTTAAACTCTATTTCCATAATTACTCTAGTCGTATTTTCAAATATTAAAAAATATACTATTTGAAAAAACATTTGTTAAAGTACCACTCAAACGAAATAATCAAAATAATATAAAAAAATATTTGAAATTCATTCTCTTGAAATCATATAATAAAACTCAGTTATTTGACAATTGAATACACAGCCAGTCCATTTCGGATTGACCCTTGCTTAAGGAGATTATTATGACTTTCATAAGAATCAGTCTATTTATTTTTTCAACTTTTTTATCATTCTGCTGCATGGCAGAGAATCGAGACCCGATTGTCCTTGTGCATGGATTTTCTGGATGGGGGAGACAAGAGCTTCTCGGCTATAAATATTGGGGAGGTTTTAACGATTTACAAGAAGATCTAAAATCTCAAGGGGGTAAAGTTTTTACTGCTTCTGTTGGCAAATTCAGTTCAAATTACGACAGAGCAATTGATCTTTATGCACAGATAAAAGGAGGTTGCGCTGATTATGGTGAAGCACATGCAAAAAAATTTAAACATGCTCGCTTCGGTCGCTGCTATACACAACCCCTATATCCAGAATGGGATGAAAATCATAAAATTCATTTTATTGGACATAGTCAAGGTGGTCAAACAATTCGAGCGTTATTAAGCCTTTTAAAGGAAGGATCTCAAGAAGAAATACTTACTAGTCAAAATGATGTTGCTGAACTATATAGAGGAAATAAAAGTTGGGTAACAAGTATAACTACGATTGCAACTCCAAATAACGGAACATCACTGACACATTTAGCAGATATTTTCCTACCTACGTCACAATTTATTATAGTATCTACAGTAACGGCTGCAAATGCAGTCGGGGTTGAACCTTTTTTAGATTTCAAACTTGAACAGTGGAATCTAACAAAAAGAAAAGATGAAAACCTAAAAGATTTTTTAGCTAGAGCATATAATTCTTATATCTGGAATACAAAAGATATAAGTAAGTGGGATTTAAGCCCAGAAGGAGCACATTTATTTAACGATAGCGATAAAGAATACAAAGATGTATTTTATTTTTCATACGGCACACAATCAACATCAATAGATATTCCATTTACTAATTGCCAAATTACAATTTTAACTTTATTAAGCTTACCCGCAAATGCAATTGGTTGTTTTAAGCGTAAGCTAAATGGGAATATAAATATTGATGATCAATGGCTCGCAAACGATGGAGTGGTTAATACAATCAGTATGGCATCCCCATTTAAAGGAAAAAGAATGTATTATACAGGAACAGCTCATAAGGGAATTTGGAATGATATGGGTGTGCGCCATGGTTGGGATCATCTTGAAATAATTGGTGCAATTCCAAACCCACTGAAGCCATATTGGAAAGTTAAGGAGTTATATGAAAAACATTTAGAATTATTATATTCACTATAATTATTTTTAATGATTAATATTTACTATTCAAAAACACTTCAAAAGACAAAATAAATATGATCTTACCTAAATTTACTATGCACTTTTAGAAGTTGCTTAAATTTCTATAGAAGTGCATAAATAAAAAAATCTTGCCAAAAATTTAATTCAATTATATATCCTGTTTTGAGTGCGTTTTTATAAATTTATTTTGCTTAATAAATTAACACTCAGTCGTTTTTGTAAAACTAATATTCCCAATTATCTATTTTATAAGGTATACTTAATGCATATTTTGTCTAAATTTATTTTTTCTCTCCTTGCTCTTACAAGTGTAACAAAAGCAAATGCAACTTTTTCTATAATAGCTATAGATAAAATGGAAGGTAAATTTGGTGCTGCTTTTGCAAGTTGCATTTCATTACAAGAAAGTGAAAAAAGCGATGAAAAAATTAAAAGCTTTATAGAAGATCAATTACATGTTTATGTCCCAGGAAAAGGAATTATGAACTTGCAAGGTGCTGTAATCAATGTAAATCTTTTAAATTCAAAAGCAAAAGATTTAATTTATAATGCAAAAAATGCAAAAGAGATTATAAATGATCTTATTAACTATGAAGAAACGGTATTGACAGCGAATGATAATTATTCAAAATTCAGACAATTTCTTGCGTTAACATTTGATTCAACGAAAAATATTGTTTATAAAAATGCTTACACAGGAATGGATGTAAATTCTCATTCAGGGGATTTGACAGGCGCAAATGAACGATTTGCTTATGTTATAGCAGGTAACTATTTAACCCAGAAAGATAATTCAACCCAAAATGATGTTATAAAAGCTTTAAGTGATGGTTTTGAAAATGAGTCAAAAAACCAGCCAGTAAACTTATCTGATAAATTAATAGCTGCATTACAAAATGTTAAAAGTCTAAAAAATATTGGTGATATACGTTGCGTCTCTAGTTATGGCACTACTTCAAACTTTGCTTTTATGAGAACATATAAAGGTGATGAAACTTTAGAAAATTATGTTACCTATTCTAATCCTTCAGAACAAAAAGATGGAATTGATAGTTTAATATCTTTATATAATAAGAAAGCAATTCCAAAGAGATCGATAAATTAATTAAATAATTTAAAAATATTTCAATTTATTAGTTATTTTTAATTGCATTATCAATAAGAACTCTATATCTCTCCGTCTTCTTGAAATCCTCGATAGCCTTCCTCACTTTTTCAACCAATGATTGTGGAGTGCTTTTTGCAGTAGCTATATATATTTTTTCTGAATCAATTGAACGACCATATGCAATATGATTTACATTTACTTTATTTATTTTGAAAGCCATTAAACCATTAATTTTAGAAGTATACCAGGCATCTATTTTTTTAAGAACTAATTTTTTAGAATTTGATTCATCTAATGTAGTTGTTTCATAATTTAACTGTGCTTCCTTAATTGTGATTTCGTACGATGAACCATTAAGAACACCAATTTTCAAATTTTTTGCACTTTTTAAATCATTTATCTTTTTTTGCCCTTTTAAAGTGAAAAAAGCTGTATCGTTATTGTATAAATGAGATACCCAATTGTATTTTGATTCTCTTTCATTATTGCGCGTTAAAGGAATTATGAAAGTTGAGTTATTTGAATTTAGTAAAGTTTCATTCTGCGCTCTTTTCCAAGGAACCCACATCATCTCATAATCCATATTTACGCGCTTTAGAGACTCAACCACAATTTTTCCTGCTAAACCACCTATTTCATTTGTATTTATTTTATCAGTTTGAAACAAAAATGCTTCAGTAGCAATAGTTATTTTCTCTTTATCTTTTGCATAAATTCCAAGGACAATATTAAGTACAATAAAGATTAAAACTAATTTTGTATTTATATACATATTTTAGCACCACCTTGAGGAATTATGCCATTATGTATATTAATGATTAAAGAGGAATATGAAATGAGTCAAAAAATTGTCAGATGGTTTATTTGTTGCTTCAATTATTAAATGAACTTATAGCATGTTCTAGCGAATAAGTGAAGAATGGTTTATTTGTATAATATATTTCTCTATTAGCTAATAATTTCGCAGATTTCATATCTAAATATCTCAATTTTTCCTTTAAATTTAAACTGAGAAATTTTTCTTCACATTCAATAATTATAGCGCACATAGATAAATCACGATCACCTAAAATCATACGTTCATAGATTGCATGACCAAAAATAAATGGTATTTTTTTTTGATTAATTTTTGCAATGATACATCCTCCTTCATCAAACATTGTCATATAATCCTGTTCACGCATTCTTTTTAGCGGTGATTTATTCCAAGGAAAATCTGCCAATTCATCAAAAGCAAAAAATTGACGCATATTTAATGCTGCCTTTGTCCTAGGAAATGAATACCAAATTTGGGCATTAAAAAAATCATGCCAATTCTCGAGCCGAGTCCTCACTTCACCCAATAAAAATATTCTAGGTTCATAGAGACTTTCGAAGCCAACTTGTGAGCGCATCCCCTTTTGCAGCACAAAGTTAATTTTTTGACCGCTCCAACTGTAAATTGAATAAGGGATTTTAGCATTTAAATCTTTAAGGGAAGGCCAATCCATGAAGTTTGAAAAAACTTTAGCATATGGCATAATTGGAAAGAACAGTTCAGAGCATAGTAAAAATTGCGGATTCCAACTTCTTTCTATAGGTTGGAAACTGCTGTGTTCTCTTTTTTCAACCCTTGATTCCTTAGGGTGTGCCATGTATTTAGCCTCACTTTATATCGTTATTGACCTTGATCCTGAAGTTGTACCTTCCGATCGCGATCGTCTTTTACGCTCTCTTCGTGAAAAATTAAAGCAAAAATTTACACACCGTATTACGATACGTGCAGATGAAGATGAGACATCATTAGCAATTGCTATGTTTGATGACAATTATGAAAGAATAAAGGCCCGCCTCGATGAAATACATGAAAAAGTCGATGCAGCTGGTGAAGCACGAATCCGTTTTCATCAAGGACAAATTTTTTGCTGGTTCAATGGAAGATTTGTTGAAACAAATGAAAGTTTGGCATACAGTGAAGAAAATTTAAGCGAGTTTAATCAGAGAACAAATATTTCTAAAGCTTTTCGTGCACGCGAAAAAACAATTGTGTACACAGATAAAGATGATGATGATATGAGTTCACCTGTATCATCTAGGTTTTCAAGAAGGAATTTAAGAATTCCAACACGAAAGTGAGTTTTCTCAATGAATTCAGCAAAAAGAAAAATTTTTTATACTATATCAGCTATTGCAGCAGCTGTTTCTTTAGGTCAATTTTTAAATATTTATCCTTTGCTTCCATCATCTCCTTCAGATGAAGTTTCTGTTAAAGAATCTAAAAAAATACCTAAAAAAAATATAGGATATTTAACATGCTCTTCTTTATCTGAAAGAATGAAAGATTTTTTAAAAAATCATTATATTTATCGTAATTTTGACAAAGATCTTGCTACTCGAACATTTGATACTTTTTTTAAACTACTCGATCCAGGAAAATTATATTTTATTCAAGATGATATTGATGAATTTAAAAAACAAGAAAGCGAATTATTGACAAATATTTCAAGTATCGATTGTCGCTTCATAAATGGAGAAAAAGGCGTATATGAAAGATACAAAAAGAGAATAAATGAAGCAACGATCGCCTCCAATAATATTTTAAAAGAAAAGCTAGATTTCACTATCGATGAATATATAGAAACGGATAGAAAAAAAATCGATTGGGCCAAAAACTCTAAAGAATTAATGGATCGC
Coding sequences:
- a CDS encoding DUF1028 domain-containing protein, which produces MHILSKFIFSLLALTSVTKANATFSIIAIDKMEGKFGAAFASCISLQESEKSDEKIKSFIEDQLHVYVPGKGIMNLQGAVINVNLLNSKAKDLIYNAKNAKEIINDLINYEETVLTANDNYSKFRQFLALTFDSTKNIVYKNAYTGMDVNSHSGDLTGANERFAYVIAGNYLTQKDNSTQNDVIKALSDGFENESKNQPVNLSDKLIAALQNVKSLKNIGDIRCVSSYGTTSNFAFMRTYKGDETLENYVTYSNPSEQKDGIDSLISLYNKKAIPKRSIN
- the aroA gene encoding 3-phosphoshikimate 1-carboxyvinyltransferase, yielding MEIEFKKYFFSSLSEDKKIKEIAVTHRNNIMQIDMSIFGSKSFTNRAIILSGMSPKATKIEGFLFSEDSYWGLNALSILGFRIKINYTEKSVQIFPPIENFQKDFKIFLGKAGTLARFFPSVILNWQKTFPSFGKINVFADADVQLIKRPMQELVQSLKELNANISNENLPMHISSSDLKGQCAIGGQTSGQFLSGLLLASFGAKSHIEIRRINNLVQPDYVRMTLQSIESFGGQISSDHDLYQFKISPTFNIGIENYAVEADASTCCYFITLAYLHNFNLRIKNLGKLTLQPDFQFISILKTLGAHIECTDTEIFVCKKETFTRPTGNISFDLSKLSDQALTLGIIALFAEAPFEIRNISHIRMHECDRISCFVANLRSLHIRCDEYIDGFCVHPYKYDFSNLQALWKTYDDHRFVMSGFILASFASNLFIENPNCVEKTAPLFFQQIKDLGFQTKLIEE
- a CDS encoding substrate-binding periplasmic protein — encoded protein: MYINTKLVLIFIVLNIVLGIYAKDKEKITIATEAFLFQTDKINTNEIGGLAGKIVVESLKRVNMDYEMMWVPWKRAQNETLLNSNNSTFIIPLTRNNERESKYNWVSHLYNNDTAFFTLKGQKKINDLKSAKNLKIGVLNGSSYEITIKEAQLNYETTTLDESNSKKLVLKKIDAWYTSKINGLMAFKINKVNVNHIAYGRSIDSEKIYIATAKSTPQSLVEKVRKAIEDFKKTERYRVLIDNAIKNN
- a CDS encoding esterase/lipase family protein, whose product is MTFIRISLFIFSTFLSFCCMAENRDPIVLVHGFSGWGRQELLGYKYWGGFNDLQEDLKSQGGKVFTASVGKFSSNYDRAIDLYAQIKGGCADYGEAHAKKFKHARFGRCYTQPLYPEWDENHKIHFIGHSQGGQTIRALLSLLKEGSQEEILTSQNDVAELYRGNKSWVTSITTIATPNNGTSLTHLADIFLPTSQFIIVSTVTAANAVGVEPFLDFKLEQWNLTKRKDENLKDFLARAYNSYIWNTKDISKWDLSPEGAHLFNDSDKEYKDVFYFSYGTQSTSIDIPFTNCQITILTLLSLPANAIGCFKRKLNGNINIDDQWLANDGVVNTISMASPFKGKRMYYTGTAHKGIWNDMGVRHGWDHLEIIGAIPNPLKPYWKVKELYEKHLELLYSL
- a CDS encoding DUF3025 domain-containing protein, with product MDWPSLKDLNAKIPYSIYSWSGQKINFVLQKGMRSQVGFESLYEPRIFLLGEVRTRLENWHDFFNAQIWYSFPRTKAALNMRQFFAFDELADFPWNKSPLKRMREQDYMTMFDEGGCIIAKINQKKIPFIFGHAIYERMILGDRDLSMCAIIIECEEKFLSLNLKEKLRYLDMKSAKLLANREIYYTNKPFFTYSLEHAISSFNN
- the aroC gene encoding chorismate synthase; this encodes MGNTFGSLFKVTTFGESHGAAIGCIIDGCPAGLKLNEEIIQEFLNRRKPGQSDFTTSRNENDLCEILSGIEQGKTLGTPIAIIIRNKDKNPLDYTELNKVYRPGHADYTTQLKYGLTAQSGGGRASARETIGRVAAAAVAKIYLTAKFPELSLMAWVQRIKDIESKLHYQNFCFADIEKSVIRCPDPIVEEQMKDAILNAKQQGDSLGGCIRCVAQNIPAGLGEPVFYKLEAALAGAMLSLPACKSFEIGNGLESTHLFGSENNDHYYLNEKGNIYTKTNRSGGVQGGISNGMNLEFSVGFKPISTIYKEQNTVTKVKSQEIKFLIPKGRHDSCVLPRAVPIVEAMCWLVLADQFMLQSTRKSYD
- a CDS encoding 3-dehydroquinate synthase family protein, translated to MIDIFLNKEKKLKDILNDFFRKKYHRNSVPEFSFEYDKDVFQVACQIYKRGFINLANQVFEVYHDVPLQIIDRLRFEKIILEINNNQNFYIIDMNIKKYYENLISSENVFFYEASELNKNIDTVIAILKYLPKNCCEIIAIGGGNTLDVSGFVAAIAKKPIKYFATTLLAAVDAATGGKTGVNCPSNGKNQIGLFYNAKEFYCIPELFQTLPYTEVISGLCEALKHSWLFGAFIENKKHFEDILISNCSVEELKIFLLKNIEYKANIINQDPFERNGIRSALNFGHTLAHLIEALAENKKIEHMSHGIAVAHGMYFLINNSIVECPSDRFFDFLEKIINLFPIIKLSDIKTSDIDHYIRQDKKNVNSFQCSLSLPAYGQFSLSKKYVPNTDILTNYSHELFVFLTSKYLNGF